One part of the Janthinobacterium sp. 17J80-10 genome encodes these proteins:
- a CDS encoding P-II family nitrogen regulator: MKQIVAIIKPFKLDEVREALADVGVSGLTVTEVKGFGRQKGHTELYRGAEYVVDFLPKVKIEAVVDDAVVDQAVDAIIKAARTGKIGDGKIFVRSVEQVIRIRTGETGPDAV; this comes from the coding sequence ATGAAACAGATCGTCGCCATCATCAAACCTTTCAAGCTCGACGAAGTGCGTGAAGCGCTGGCGGACGTCGGTGTTTCCGGCCTGACCGTCACCGAAGTCAAGGGTTTCGGTCGCCAGAAAGGCCATACCGAGTTGTATCGCGGCGCCGAATACGTGGTGGATTTTTTGCCGAAAGTGAAAATCGAGGCAGTGGTCGACGATGCGGTGGTCGACCAGGCAGTCGACGCCATCATCAAGGCGGCGCGTACCGGCAAGATCGGCGATGGCAAGATTTTCGTGCGCAGCGTCGAGCAGGTGATTCGCATCCGTACCGGCGAAACCGGCCCGGACGCCGTTTAA
- a CDS encoding GNAT family N-acetyltransferase: MSNYRMGIVSSLDAIGEAAWNDLVARQTDANPFLSYAFLSALHDTGCASADTGWRPQYLCLWQGKALHAALPLYAKSHSYGEYVFDWAWADAYSRHGLPYYPKLLAAIPFTPVSGNRLLARDDAARQALVAALGELQKNAGLSSTHVLFPTETEAQLLQQAGFMLRSGVQFHWENRGYADFSDFLSTLERKKSKNIRAERRKVAEAGVTFRQVEGTEATAADWGFFYRCYANTYAEHHSTPYLNPAFFERIGKTMPQHILLVLAERDGAPIAASLVVHDRHALYGRYWGALEQVPCLHFETAYYQPLEFCIRRGIPAFEGGAQGEHKLARGFLPRQTWSAHWIAEPAFADAIRHFLRRESSGMGAYIDELNEHAPFKMLTAV; this comes from the coding sequence ATGTCGAATTATCGCATGGGTATCGTTTCCTCTCTGGACGCGATCGGAGAGGCCGCGTGGAATGATCTGGTGGCGCGGCAAACCGACGCCAATCCCTTCCTGTCGTACGCCTTTCTTTCAGCCCTGCATGACACCGGCTGCGCCAGCGCCGATACCGGCTGGCGACCGCAATACCTGTGCCTGTGGCAAGGCAAGGCATTGCACGCGGCCCTGCCCCTCTACGCCAAGTCGCACTCCTATGGCGAGTACGTATTCGACTGGGCCTGGGCCGATGCCTACAGTCGCCATGGCCTGCCCTATTATCCCAAGCTGCTGGCCGCCATCCCCTTTACGCCCGTATCGGGCAACCGCCTGCTGGCGCGCGACGATGCCGCGCGCCAGGCACTGGTGGCCGCCCTGGGCGAACTGCAGAAAAATGCCGGGCTGTCATCCACCCATGTGCTTTTTCCCACCGAAACCGAAGCGCAACTATTGCAGCAAGCCGGCTTCATGCTGCGCAGCGGCGTGCAGTTCCATTGGGAGAATCGCGGTTATGCGGACTTTAGCGATTTCCTGTCCACCCTGGAGCGCAAGAAAAGCAAGAACATCCGCGCCGAGCGCCGCAAGGTAGCCGAAGCCGGCGTGACATTCCGCCAGGTCGAGGGCACGGAGGCGACGGCGGCCGACTGGGGCTTTTTTTACCGCTGCTACGCCAACACCTATGCCGAACACCATTCAACGCCGTACCTGAATCCAGCCTTTTTCGAGCGCATCGGCAAGACCATGCCACAACATATCCTGCTGGTGCTGGCCGAGCGCGATGGCGCACCGATCGCCGCCTCGCTGGTGGTGCATGACCGGCACGCACTTTACGGACGTTACTGGGGCGCGCTCGAACAGGTCCCCTGCCTGCATTTCGAAACGGCCTATTACCAGCCGCTGGAATTTTGCATCCGCCGCGGCATTCCCGCTTTCGAGGGCGGCGCCCAGGGCGAACACAAGCTGGCGCGCGGCTTCTTGCCGCGCCAGACCTGGTCAGCCCACTGGATCGCCGAACCCGCATTTGCCGACGCAATCCGGCATTTCCTGCGCCGGGAAAGCAGCGGCATGGGCGCCTATATCGATGAACTGAACGAGCACGCACCCTTCAAAATGTTAACTGCAGTGTGA
- the trxB gene encoding thioredoxin-disulfide reductase, with protein MTTSKHAKVLILGSGPAGYSAAVYAARANLKPVLVTGVEQGGQLMTTTDVENWPGDPMGVQGPELMQRLLQHAERFQTEIVFDHIHTTYLNEKPFRLVGDAGTYTCDALIIATGASAQYLGLPSEEAFMGRGVSACATCDGFFYRGRDVAVIGGGNTAVEEALYLSNIASKVTVIHRRDKFRAEPILIDRLMAKVAEGKIEVKWNHTLDEVLGDASGVTGIRIKSTADGSTGEFNVHGLFIAIGHKPNTSIFEGQIDMHNGYIKTKTGLEGGATGTNIPGVFAAGDVQDHIYRQAITSAGTGCMAALDSQRYLEGLEDK; from the coding sequence ATGACCACTTCCAAACACGCCAAAGTACTGATTCTTGGTTCCGGCCCGGCCGGCTACAGCGCCGCCGTGTATGCCGCGCGCGCCAATCTCAAGCCGGTGCTGGTGACCGGCGTCGAGCAAGGCGGCCAGCTGATGACCACGACCGACGTCGAAAACTGGCCGGGCGACCCGATGGGCGTGCAAGGCCCGGAACTGATGCAGCGCCTGCTGCAGCACGCCGAGCGCTTCCAGACCGAGATCGTGTTCGACCATATCCACACGACTTATCTGAATGAAAAGCCGTTTCGCCTGGTCGGCGACGCCGGCACCTATACCTGCGACGCCCTGATCATCGCCACCGGCGCCTCGGCACAATACCTGGGCCTGCCCTCGGAAGAAGCCTTCATGGGCCGTGGCGTGTCCGCCTGCGCGACCTGCGACGGCTTTTTCTATCGTGGCCGCGATGTCGCCGTGATCGGCGGCGGCAATACCGCGGTCGAGGAAGCGCTGTACCTGTCCAACATCGCCAGCAAGGTCACCGTGATCCACCGCCGCGACAAGTTCCGCGCCGAGCCGATCCTGATCGACCGCCTGATGGCCAAGGTCGCCGAAGGCAAGATCGAGGTCAAATGGAACCATACCCTGGATGAAGTGCTGGGCGACGCCTCCGGCGTCACCGGCATACGCATCAAGTCGACGGCCGATGGCAGCACCGGCGAATTCAACGTGCACGGCCTCTTCATCGCGATCGGCCACAAGCCCAATACGTCGATCTTCGAAGGCCAGATCGACATGCACAACGGCTACATCAAGACCAAGACCGGCCTTGAGGGCGGCGCCACCGGGACCAATATTCCCGGCGTATTCGCCGCCGGCGATGTCCAGGACCACATCTATCGCCAGGCCATCACCAGCGCCGGCACCGGCTGCATGGCGGCGCTCGATTCCCAGCGCTACCTCGAAGGCCTGGAAGACAAGTAA
- a CDS encoding Smr/MutS family protein, translating to MAAIKDFAALKSLSAELKQKEEARKAEAAERARREEEAQREADLFRRSIGGNIKPLPSPDKISHTPAPPAPLARQSQADEEAALKESLSDEFSVETLLESDEALSYARAGIGSDVLRKLRRGQWVIQGQLDLHGMRTDEAREALGEFLRDTVKRGRRCVRIVHGKGLGSVNKKPVLKNKVRNWLVQKDEVIAFCQATAADGGAGALIVLLKAQS from the coding sequence ATGGCCGCCATCAAGGATTTCGCCGCGCTCAAGTCATTGAGCGCGGAACTCAAGCAAAAGGAAGAAGCCCGCAAGGCCGAGGCTGCGGAGCGCGCGCGCCGCGAGGAAGAGGCGCAGCGCGAGGCCGACCTGTTCCGCCGCAGCATCGGCGGCAACATCAAGCCGCTGCCCTCCCCGGACAAGATCAGCCATACCCCCGCGCCACCGGCGCCGCTTGCGCGCCAGTCGCAGGCCGATGAAGAGGCAGCGCTGAAGGAATCGCTGTCGGATGAATTCAGCGTCGAAACCCTGCTCGAAAGCGATGAAGCGCTAAGCTATGCCCGCGCGGGCATCGGTTCTGACGTGCTGCGCAAGCTGCGGCGCGGCCAGTGGGTCATCCAGGGTCAGCTCGACCTGCACGGCATGCGCACTGATGAAGCGCGCGAAGCGCTGGGCGAATTCTTGCGCGACACCGTCAAGCGCGGCCGGCGCTGCGTGCGCATCGTTCACGGCAAGGGGCTGGGGTCGGTGAACAAAAAGCCCGTCCTGAAAAACAAGGTTCGCAACTGGCTCGTGCAAAAAGACGAAGTGATCGCATTTTGCCAGGCAACGGCTGCCGATGGCGGCGCCGGCGCGCTGATCGTGCTGTTAAAAGCGCAAAGCTGA
- a CDS encoding NAD+ synthase produces the protein MTVKVAIAQMNSTVGDLAGNSVKIIEQARRAAAQGAHIVLTPELSLVGYPPEDLLLRHSFYAKSAQALEALAAELASLKDLRVVVGHPLEQDGSRYNAASVLCNGAIIGTYCKHALPNDTVFDEKRYFTAADAPYVFEVGGVHFGINICEDTWSSQAPLRAREGGAQVLLVLNASPFHMNKQSQRHEVMRTNVSAHGLSLVYANLAGGQDELIFDGNSFVLDQQGQMCVQLPHLEEDLRMVEFNGAAPVAQPLPAEQPIEAQVYQALVLGVRDYIGKNGFPGAIIGLSGGVDSALVLAIAVDALGADKVRTVMMPSPYTADISWIDARDMAERLGVRYDEIPIVDCFAAFRNTLAQEFAGTKEDATEENIQARIRGTLLMALSNKFGAIVLTTGNKSEMAVGYCTLYGDMAGGFAVIKDIAKTLVYRLCAWRNAQKPGQPVIPERILTRAPSAELRPDQTDQDSLPPYDVLDGIMQLYMEQNRSQGEIEAAGYRREDVERVTKLIKINEYKRRQAPIGIRVTHRAFGRDWRYPITSKFH, from the coding sequence ATGACAGTCAAAGTCGCCATAGCCCAGATGAACAGCACCGTCGGCGACCTCGCCGGCAATTCCGTGAAAATAATCGAGCAAGCCCGCCGCGCCGCAGCGCAGGGTGCCCATATCGTGCTCACGCCGGAATTGTCGCTGGTCGGCTACCCGCCCGAGGATTTGCTGCTGCGCCATTCATTCTACGCAAAATCCGCGCAAGCGCTCGAAGCCCTGGCAGCCGAGCTTGCTAGTCTGAAGGATTTGCGCGTGGTGGTGGGCCATCCGCTGGAACAGGATGGCAGCCGCTACAACGCCGCATCGGTGCTGTGCAATGGCGCGATCATCGGCACGTATTGCAAGCATGCCTTGCCCAACGATACGGTGTTCGATGAAAAACGCTATTTCACCGCGGCCGATGCGCCGTACGTTTTCGAGGTTGGCGGCGTGCATTTCGGCATCAACATCTGTGAGGATACCTGGTCATCGCAGGCGCCGCTGCGCGCCCGGGAAGGCGGCGCGCAAGTCTTGCTGGTGCTGAATGCCTCGCCCTTCCACATGAACAAGCAATCCCAGCGTCACGAAGTCATGCGCACCAATGTCAGTGCGCACGGCCTGTCACTCGTGTATGCCAACCTGGCCGGTGGCCAGGACGAACTGATTTTCGATGGGAATTCCTTCGTGCTCGACCAGCAAGGGCAGATGTGCGTGCAACTGCCCCACCTGGAAGAAGACTTGCGTATGGTCGAATTCAATGGCGCGGCACCTGTGGCGCAGCCCTTGCCGGCCGAGCAGCCCATCGAAGCGCAGGTCTACCAGGCGCTGGTGCTGGGCGTGCGCGACTATATCGGCAAGAATGGTTTTCCGGGGGCGATCATCGGCCTGTCCGGCGGGGTCGATTCGGCGCTGGTGCTGGCGATCGCCGTCGATGCGCTCGGCGCCGACAAGGTGCGCACGGTGATGATGCCTTCGCCCTATACGGCGGATATCTCCTGGATCGATGCGCGCGACATGGCCGAGCGGCTGGGCGTGCGTTACGATGAAATCCCGATCGTGGATTGCTTTGCAGCGTTCCGCAACACGCTGGCACAGGAATTCGCCGGCACGAAGGAAGACGCCACCGAAGAAAATATCCAGGCGCGCATCCGCGGCACCTTGCTGATGGCCTTGTCCAACAAGTTCGGCGCCATCGTCCTGACCACGGGGAACAAGAGCGAGATGGCGGTGGGGTACTGCACATTGTATGGCGACATGGCCGGCGGTTTTGCCGTGATCAAGGATATTGCCAAGACCCTGGTGTACCGTTTGTGCGCCTGGCGCAATGCGCAAAAGCCCGGCCAGCCGGTCATACCCGAGCGGATCCTGACGCGCGCACCCTCGGCCGAACTGCGGCCGGACCAGACCGACCAGGATTCCTTGCCCCCTTACGACGTGCTGGACGGCATCATGCAACTGTACATGGAGCAGAACAGGAGCCAGGGCGAAATCGAGGCTGCCGGTTACCGCCGCGAAGACGTCGAACGTGTCACGAAACTTATCAAGATCAATGAATACAAGCGGCGCCAGGCGCCAATCGGTATCCGCGTCACGCATCGCGCTTTCGGACGCGACTGGCGCTACCCGATTACGTCAAAGTTCCATTGA